GACGacgttatgttttatatatcaaattataatgtttatcacGAAATTACCTGGCTCATCAGAGTCCATTCCACCTACAACTCCATTGAAACTGGCATCAGCATGTATAGATACAATTTTATTGGCTTGATCTGTAGCTTTCTTTAGCGTGTCAGTACCCCAcccactctctctctctccgcTGGAGCCTTTCACTGTTATGACACAAATTAAAGTATCAATAAAgagtttgaataaacaaatttagTGTTCCTGGCCAAATTTTAAGCTTTACTCTGAATCAAAAATaaccttttcatttaaacatgtatattaagttgttttatgaataacaaaTGCATTGAATTCATTACATCTGTCATGctgaataaatttcaaaatattaacaataaaactttttaaatatactactcaaaatttgCTAAGCACCAAAAAATGCCCACACCACTATGACgtatgcatttaatatatttgcgatATGCTTATTGGATACGGTTTGGTGATGTATTGACATGATTACCAGTGTACACTTAAGCGTCAATAACGGGTAAATCATTCGTGCATGGCATGGAAATGATGTACCCCTCGGTTTTCACGTTTTTTAGGTGCATTGAAAACATGTACTCGAAATGTGTAGGGTATTTAATCTTCACTTCAACTTAAAAATCTGAAGTTGTATGAGTTAATTATGGAAAACGGAAATGTTAGAAGATATTTGTCAAATGGAGAAATGTGGCGGGCAGTTGGGATGGTGGAACAAGGGGCTACCCATCGCCAGGTAGGGGAGGCCCTTGGTGTGCACCATAGAGTTGTCACCAGGGCCTGGGCGAGGTTTCTTCAGTATGGTACACCACTTAGGAGACATGCTGGTGGCAGAGAAAGGGCAACAACTGCAGCTGAAGACCGTTTTGTGGTTATTCAGGCTCGCAGAAGTCGTTTCGCGACAGCGACACAGCTTCGCGCCGACCTCCAGAATGCATCAGGGGTCAGAGTTTCTACTCAAACCATTCGATCTAGGTTGCACGAACGTGGTCTTAGGTCACGAAGAGCGTGTATACGCATTTCGCTTTCTCGGAACCACTGCCAGACACGATATGATTGGGCCTTGGATCATGTTGGTTGGCGTCGAATTGATTGGCGACATGTACTCTTCACAGATGAGTCCAGGTATTGCCTTGATTACACCGATCGGCGTGCAAGGGTGTGGCGGAGACCAGGCGAGAGATTCCATGCGGCAAACATTGCTGAACATGATCGCTATGGCGGCGGCTCCATTATGGTCTGGGGCGGGATCAGCTGGGATGGACGCACGGATCTCGTGGTCCTTAACCAAGGTACACTGACTGCCCAGCGGTATCGAGATGAGATCCTGGATACCCAGGTGAGATTGTATGCTGGTGCAGTGGGTGATCAGTTCATTTTAATGGACGATAATGCCCGCCCCCATACTGCGCATATTGTACAGAGGTATCTGTACATAGAGGGTATAACACGTATGGACTGGCCAGCACGATCCCCTGACCTCAATCCCATCGAACACATGTGGAATGAGCTACAGGTTAGACTTTCAGCACGTCAGGTCCAACCAAGAGGTCTCCAGGAGCTTGGTGTTATGTTGGTCCAAGAATGGAACAATATTTCACAAAGAACCATCAGGAACCTTATAGGGAGCATGAGGAGGCGATGTGAAGCTGTTATTAACAGCAACGGGTCACATACCCGATATTAATCCTATACCAGCTTACAATATTCCTTTTTtagcaaatttacaaaatttcacattcaatcaattttttttattttcaagggTCACCCTACTAAACTTCTAAAAAGTCACagagaacaaaaaaaaatcctttaaaaacTGTCGacatcattaaataaatcatctatctaaaagtataaatacttttcaaaactgtatttcaaatgtagtataaggtatacatgtgtatagtTTTGGTGCTTAGCAAACTTTGAGTACCTTGTTATCTCAGCCTTGGCATTTTTTCGCATGTTCTGCCATTTAACACTGATTTCATCGCCAGTCCGAACAGCACACCCCAGGGCAGAACATTTGACACCTATTTCTTcccattttcttttctttttctcattAGAAATTTTATCAGTAAATTTGTTAGTCAGCATTTCCCTTGTATCGAAGTCTCCCATACATTCCTCTATAATCAAAGTTTCACTAGCTGTGAAATTAggtttttttctccttttttgtttttcagtatcATAAGCAGAAGACTTTGTGATGTCGGCCATCTTGGATGCTGAATGATGGTGACAGATGAATTATGGGACAGGAAGTTGGATTTGATTGACTGTTAAGCATTTAACGCTAGCGTTACTAAACGGCAGCGTTAAATAGCTATGagcaacaataattaaactgaCCGTTAAGTAACAGTCAGTTATGGATTTAACGGATGGTTAAGGTAACGtactgttaaatttaattgaggttttgagcaaccggcctcagatggtcgttttctcGCGATGAGggcaaacatgtggtcagttaatgtatgtagaaactattttgaGAAAATcagtcagttaatgtagttgaaactatttctaGATTATCGTAAATTATCTGTTCtaagaatgggaatatgattgtgccttttcaattattattgataaataaatgttatttatgttttatgtaagtatctgtgtagaaataatactagtgctgatatgaatgcttcgcactctttgggtgttttacaggttaaatccgaactactttgcttcatcaaaagtatttataactCACTGCCGTATAAGGGAATGTgtgttagaataaattgaaaggctaatgtccaaaactatgccaagaatacaccggaacgaagcttttacgtgaacatcttattagaaaagtatacgcctgaatagtattttgtttttgtatagcaggcaaaccatagtatttgaagcattagcaacgcgaaacctgggatacaactatttttactttcagacaatcatttttgtttcttatctcataacagttttattagaaatacaccatttacaaataagcgtgcttcatgGTCACAcaaggttataataacaaaccctgtAGGCGATGgtacacttgcggtcggtaataatttctaaaatatctTGGTCtgaactcagagtgaatatcagtatgttaccttcctaccagagcatCCATTGTTTTGACCCACactaatctgataaatataacgatcaataaatagttatattctgctaaaaataaaacgccggaatacagaaatacagcgcgaAATTgccgaacaagcaagaactcatactcggatAATCTATatttatggtttcgacgtcattcagctactaaacatagagcgcattgagacaaaaaaatgggttaaaacgacatgaatagaagtagttttTTAgagtttgcggtcttaagactacctgcgcgcatgcgcagatagtctaaaaaccAATGTTATCATAGTAAAAAACATATCTTAACGTTTTAACATATCTATCATTCTTCGTATTTATAAAACTAGCAGACATGATATTGATAGGGTATCTGACTGAGTCAGCTAAAACTGCATCATTACAACCACTAGGAGGAACCATCAGATATCTTGTTCAAGCATAAACATGTACAGCTTCAAAACTTTGTATATACTTCAGTCCCCATAACTCTGCCCATTACAGAAGCATGAGACTATTAGACTATTTTTGCATGAaaggttttaaaacatatattacaaatgttGGAACGAGTCGTTCGTGTAGacttacaaaattattttaatgactcgaaacatttttgtaatttgtgCAGTGTACATGGATTACCTCGTAATGCAGTTAATTATAAACTAAACATAGCGCTGATACAATAAGTAAGCGGTTGTAAACATATACACCGGTGGAAACATGCTATAAACACATGTGCTCTATCTGTTTGtgtacatgttcatgttttatgaatatttcccCCGATATTCTTGTAGTAGGCCCTCTCATCATTGTAATACACCCTGTTGTCTTCACCTTCGATGGTCAGCTCGGACCTTGGCTCCGAATCGGGTATTTCGTACTCGGCTGTAACGAAAATGATGCTGATTATTAACTAAGCATCTAAAACATTTAGTGTGGAAGGATGCAAGTATTAACAATGCTCTCGATCTCATACATTTTGGCCAACAAAAATAGTTTGTACTACCGCGCAAATTGATTTAAGATAGTCTTATATAGGAACTATTATATTTGCTTATGATAATTATTTGGTTGTCCAAAACATTTTAGAATACTCTCCATaccattttaactttaaattttaaaagaattcaGGCGCCAAAATGAGCACATTCAAATCATTAATGTATCTGAAAAGGGTATACCCTGATACCTGTGGTATTCAAAGGCAATGCTTTGAAATGTACCAGGAAACTCAACTGTAGTCACCGTTATCATTGCTTTTGataaaagttcaaataataagGAATAACATGTTGTCACTGAAATTCTGACTATTATGTATAGACTATACACTGACAGTATAACAAAACTACAAGGAACAAAATGTGTATACTCGTGCTCGCAGCTGCCAATGTTGTGTAGGGTTCATCTTGACTTCTTCCTGGTGATATATCCTCATACGTCTTCTTGCTCTCCTTCCTGTATGGAAAATCAGCAGGAAGATGTTAAACTATGAATTAGATGGGCATTCCAGCGTATTCGCTCtaatttaatatttgacaaCGATGTAATACAGAAAAGGGTTAACTGGACCGGTTAACACTTCTAAATACCAAACAACTTTTACGCAAACCGTAGGCGACATTATATGTTTGTTCCAAAGTACTGATTCAATATTCAATTTGCCTATACAACACAATGCAACTTGACAAATTTCACCGCCATTAAGGCATGTGTTTATAATCGAACATCCACTTCGTATGTGTCCCAAGTAGTGAAGTCGATACAGTTATTGACTCCAGAACCAGAGGTAACGAGTTCAACGATTTGCCTTCTTTCTATTTGACTTTTGCATATCCCTATCtttatatcattaacaaatattgattcTTAACCGTCgtacattaacatatttttaaaatcattagaaccaaaaactttataataacaatcgaaaaataaaaatgataaaaacacagCGCTAAAGTTCAGTATTACCGAAAACATAATATAGTGTAATTCTTTATCACTTTAACGTGATGATTTCATTAGgaaatatttaccaaataatCCCTTTTTTCTTCAATACCAGGACAACCACCACTAGCGCTACGACAACACACACGCCAAGCACACCACCAACCGCTCGACCGATCACAGAACCAGAGTTAGTTTCTTCAGTTTGCTGGTTACGGCCATCTAAAACCCATGATGAAATCATTAATAATCTAGAATAATGAGACGTTGTTATAACGTTTCCTGGCACAATGTAATCGACAATGTGATCGACGGCTGCTGCAATGGAAGAATAATATTTGTTCTTAACAAGTATTCTACACACACCAGTCTTAAAGACTAATAAGTGATACGAGGTTtccttttttgaataatttccaTATTACGAATAGAaagtttttataacaaatgaacATGAAACCATATTTAAGTATTGGTTTTCGGATTTTAACACGCGTACAGGCGACTTTTGGAATACCACATTGTACGACAACTGCAGTCTGTTGCGTGAAAATGAGAACCGCTTGAAAAGATAATACATTTTGGCTAACTTCATGTAAAGACCATTGTCACATAAGAAGTTCGTCAACACGAAAATAAATCGTCGCATGTTTTCTATTTTAGCATTTCAATAAGAAAATCGAATTGAGTTCCGTATTCCTTGTTTGAAGTTTCATGTGTTTTATAGCACGGTAATACCCAAATAACGCTTAAAAGGACTAATATTTGTGCAGATAGAAGTCGGTGTAGATTAATGTTGCATTGTCATTTCGTCGAATATCAAAGCATGTTTAAAGCACTCTAAACACTAAGCATTGCTTAAATAGATAAGGCATTCTTACAACAGATTAATGCtacataattattgtcaaaaaagaagaaaaggaaAGTTCACcgtttatattcataattcGCGAATTGAAATGGAATGAATGACCATATCCTTATTCCGTATTCGGAGTTTGCTGCGTCTTTTACCAAtataagctctaagcaacgcttgaatagacaatgcttTGTGTACACCAAGTTTGCGTAGTTTTCTATCATCAATGTTCATCGTTTATGTCTATTATTCGCGTTTGAATAAAGAATAAGGTAGTCGTTCCATATTCCTTTTTGGGCTTTTGCtattttcattcttttggataaaTGGCCTATCTTTGTGTTCAAAGATGAAAGAGGTTTTactcttttgttttaaattattccttattcatttttaatgtcttaataatatatatgttactacttaaatcaaaaagaaaacaaaacgtaGAGAGAAACTTTTCACATGCGCCCTTTCATTAGAATAACTGCATTCGAAGAAGTGCTCGTACAGCGTTACGccacaaaatgtgttttaataaagtACCATGGAGCAGCTCCCTAACAAATTAATGGATATAGAAAGTAGAATCGAATAAACAATCTCGCACGCTGTTTCGGGGTGTTCGATCATAATTTAAGGACCAGCAAGGCTACCAAGATCATCATTAACGCCTACCTATCAATACCGGAAGTTTACATGCAGTGTCGATAAAGGTAAACAAACGAAGTGATTATCGTGAAGGAATGTtacttaaacatctttttgtACTGGTGATGACTAGGGTAATTCAAGTATAGAATCTTGTTAAATTGTTTCTAGTCTTGACATCAAGTATATATACGTTTGGaattgttaattaaatttagtgttatcaaaagacaaaataaaacactagGATCATGATTTAGCCTTAGGttcaaaataacttaaacaaattgctctttaatgtatttctatgaaaaggtgtgttttttctttttctgtttttgcTCTTATTTTATACACACAGTTAAAAAACGAAATATGTAAGACGCAAATCTACTGAACGGAACAATAAATGGTTGACTAGGGATTCTGATTGCCATGACCCCCGAAAATAGTTACAATTGCTTTTATTACCGTGAACATTGTCAATCGTTTCAGCTTTGAACACTGATAcaatatgtcatgtgtttgatAAGTTCTTCggaataattttcttttaaagtgttattaaatattacaatttattCTAATCGAGAGCAAGAAATCTTTACAATACATATCAAAGTAAACATCGCGCCATTTCTAGGGTAACAGAGTAAAATTTGAACAAGGTAAGCCTTGTTCTTGTATTTGGAAGTGAATAAGATGTACTTAGGGGTGAAGAAGGGAATTGTTGTTTGATTCGCATATGATGAATATCTTATGCTGGCATTGTTAAGTAACAAACAGAAAAGACTGAcgcttataaatatatgttataacaGAAAAATAGTGATTGTGTTATTTGTGACATTGTGTAATAATATATGCTATGCACTAAATTGTTAAGGAATTGCCAATGCAGTTTTGATAGAATGGGTATAATTCTGATCACATTTAAGAATAACATATTAGGGCATGTCCAGTTACATTATAGACGTTGGTATATACTTATATTCAACAATGATTTCATCATTCTTAATTGTTAACCGGTTTGATCTATATTTGTACATACTATTGATATATTCACCCAAGAACGAATTATACAGTActacaattttgaaaagaaacGTCTACTAGAAGACCTGCAAATCAGTAGTCAAGTACCACGTAAACGAAACAAACgcttttaataacttttaataaatgaaattcacctttttaaaaaaaagaaactagAACATTATTACAGAAACATGAAGTCCAAAAAATTAACTTGttcaatgcaatttaaaaatctttaaagctgcactctcacagatataccatttttacaacttctttctttttgtcttggattaCCCACATTTTGgaataaatatctgcaaaccaaagatataagattgctgataaaaatcagatttttatatttctgtttgaaaatgttttatggcttaaaccgtttactaacggtttaagaaaaatgcatatatcatcaatttttgaacttgactataaaatttgctatctaatgttttgtcagcagtcttattttactggtttccatggattttcgcaaaaatgggctcattccaagacaaaaataaaaaagttggcaaaatgttcaatctgtgagagtgcaactttaaaaagatataaacgAGGACGTCAGGCAGTAACAGTGAAACACTTCCTTCGTCACCGTCAACTGCACAACGCTGACTTTCGACCAGGATTTTAAGGATTAAACTTTTGTCGAGGTATAAATAATTACGGGGATGTTATATGCAACCATTTTATGgttttaattacaaattaaaccGCCGATACCGTCATTTAAGTGCAATCCGTAATTATATTTGTTACCATGGgaataaattttgcattttgcgggattttgttattactttatGCCTAAAATTATATTGACGGATAGCTTCCATACAACGAATATATGTGTTAATGTTACCAAAGATAGTGTctatgttaatatgtttaccAATACAGTATATCCATATAATATTTCGTTAAAGTCCTATTAATACCTCACTATAGTCGTACACGGGATTTGAACCAATCCCGTATACGTTTATAAAACAATCAGGACACTTGATACATCCGtgtgaaatacaaaacattgattATTAACATAATACGGTGTGTTTTTAAGATCTCATGCAACATTCCGAATACGTACACTTTGAATACGAACATAACCTATGTAATATTCgatatatacatttttctttatgCTTTTACAACAAATACCATGATATATCAATGTGTTATTTTCAGTTCAGTGGAAATTTTACTGTTGATATCGGTATTTTGCAagctatttttttaataaaattcttttaACTTTGTACCTGAAAAGCATCTTTGGCCAAGGTATCCTTTAGTGCATCCTCCAAGACATGTACCTTCTAGATCACATATTGTTCCTGAACTATTTCGACATCCTTTAGAACACTCCTGATCACATTTAGCTCCAAAGTAACCGTCACTGCATCCGTTTAAGCAAACGCCACTCTCTCGTTCACATTTGTTACCAAGACAATACGGACTACATGTTTCACTACAAAAAATTCCAAACACTGAGTTATTTTTACAGCTTTTACAGGCACCTGTGTATCTATCACATGAAGACAAATAACACTCATGATTGCATGTTAAATTACAGTAATTACCAAAAGCGGATACCGAAGAACAATTATAACATTCACCTTTGATATTGCACattttatctgtacacttgTCGTTGCAAGATAAACTGCAGATTTGTCCATACTTAGATTCTTTGCAACGGGTACAAGCGGTGTTGGACTCACATGATACACAGTTCGCAGGGCAGACCTCGCATAATCCATCATTTTGACGACATTTATTACTTTCACACATCTGTTGACATTCCATGTTGCAACTGTTACCGTAATATCCCGTTTCACAGGACAAACAGCTACCATTTGAATAACAACGTGAATCAGCACATTTACCAGGGCAAGTAAAGTTGCAATATGGTCCGTGATAACCACGACTACATGAATAACATGTATGTGAAGAAACATCACAGGTATCATTACAGTTTATTGGGCAAGCTTCATTCAAACAGTGGCCCTGAAGGTGATCGCATCCGAACTCAcaattgcattcaaattcacAATGATGCCCATAATACCCTGACACACACGACTGACAATTACCTTGATTGTCACACACATCATAGCAAGTAGACGAGCACGTATGCTCACATTGACTTCCATATTTTCCTGTACCACATGCAGTGCACACGTTATTATTGCAAGACAAACAGTCTGTTCCGCAAGGGAGACACTCTCCTGTTACAATATCACATTCTGCATTGCCATCGCATTGACAAAAGGATTGACACGTATCACCGAACTTTCCTGTTTCACACAATGAGCATGACGGGAAATTTGTACAATCGGCGCAATAATTGCCACATTGTGAGCGACACGATGCCCCAAAATATCCTTGTTTACACAAGCAATTACCACTAATACCAAAGCAAGTGGAAGGAACACAATGGTCTGAACATTGTCCATCGCATTTTTTTCCGTAAAAATTCGTAAGACAAGAACAAAAACCATTAGAAGTATTGCAGGTTTCATTAACACACCCTTCCGCACATGTTGCAATACAGGTTTCACCCCAAAAACCGTCTTTGCATGAGTCACAAGTTGACGGATTAGAACACGTTTTGCAATTTGGATAAGTACAAGGTTGACAATTAAACTGGTTTGGATAGAAGCCGTCTTCGCACTTAAGGCATGCCCCAGAAGACGCACTGCCGTCACATTCAGTACAATTGGAATCGCATTGGGTACCTTaagataatataaaacataagtatgacttgaaaaagtcaaaacaaacaatttaaacaatttaattgtttcaaCGATATCAACCTGATATACCTCtgggaaaataaataataatccaATAAGGTGaccttacttttttatttttattaattgcttcttttttcttctgtttGGAATTGCCAAGCATGTTAATCCGTTTATTCATTCCAAGTAATCACAAAgacaaaaagtatgaataaacataGTTTACATGTCAcatcaagaaataaaatatgaaaagtatCTTAAGTACATttcacaaaatcattaaaaaaaacgcatgacacatttttgtttgaataatgttttgGAGAACAATAAGATCGTAGtagaaatgaaataagatattaacataaactgATCTCCGTTCGCTTACAAATTATGTGTTATGATACAGTATGCTATTTGGCTAAGGACAACATTTAGAGCTTTACACTTTTTTAAGTCTATTTTATATGCcttgacaatatatttaatttgttttaaagttatgttttaacCACAATTTTTGAACACGTCATTAATTCCAATAAGAGTTCCAAAAAAACAGATAGGTAGGGACATTGTATGAAAGAAATGTTCGTAATCTTCTACTCCGGAACAACTGATACACAGAGGGAATTCTTTTATAGtccaagaaaataaatttaagttgGTCAGAACGAACTTattaagtaattttattttaaattgtttcacTTTGTTGTCAACGACTGATTTATGTGTTATACAATACCAAGATTTCCAATTAATATTCTCACGTGTGCGCTAATTCAAACAGGTGTGCAAATAGggattttcaaaattgtgttttatgtagATTATGTAAATGTCTTTTAATATTCGTAAAATCATTAAGAGCTAAGTTTTTGCATGATAGAAATGAGtttgtatttacttttgtattcattgatGTGTCAGTTGTATGTATCTGCCTTGTAGGTCAAAAGTTGTGTCTAAAATATTAGTTCgtaacttattttaaattagtACTTGGCAACCTTTACTGCTTGAATTTCCTTAACAATTAATAAGTGTACAATTgatcaaatatgtttaataatttgtttaatatcttctgtaaaatgcatttcttgTAATAATACAATGTCGGTTCTCTGGGGTTTTAACCATTCAATTAAACGTGCACGTTTTTTTTCTCGTAATTCTTGAACATTAAGCGATAACAAATGTACGGTATCAGCACGAACCATTTTAAATTAGAGATGCTTAATCATTATGTAATCTTGTATAAAAAGAATACCAATATAATGCGACTTTGCATTTTGAAAGAATTCCAAAATACTAATTGTGATCTGTCCTATAGTAAAAAATGCTTCTTAATGATCATTAATCGGCCATTTAATTCCCGGAGTGAGACCGTAACGTAGTAACCAAACAAGAAATACAGCTCGAGTTCAAGCTAAAGTGCTTTCGATTCTGGTCAAACACATTTAGCATGATTTCAAGAAATTATAAGTCGATCTGGGGCGACCAAAATGGTTTTTTTCAATGGTATACACTTATTCACTAGTTTTCCATTCTTTTGCAGAAAAGCCATTATAAAAAACTACGGTTTATGCTTTCTTGTGGTGTAGGAAAAAAGTGAATGTGCTCTTGGGTATATGATTTTAGTCTGTTTAATCAGATGTGGTATGTTTGTGTCTAAGTCCTACAATACTTCTGCAGAAAACAAAAGGAGTTAAACTATAAACGGCATCTTCGAAAATTCATAGATAGGAACCTGAGCCAATACTTGTTTAGAATAACAAAAaatcagcattttatttttgataaaataattttgaatggTTTATTATTGTGATGTTATATCCAATCGTGTTCAGTGTATCTCggtattatataaaacaacttaatGAACACACACTCTGTTATCACTTATGAAACAGTGGACAGATATTGTGTAATTGATATTGATCCATATTAGAATTAACCACAACAATGAAtgaatatgtaataaaatgagCTCTATGTATAGTAAGATGAAAAGAGTCAGGTTAGAAAAGATCGaaatttgtgttgttttaaacaaactcggtatgttttacatttagGTTTTTATAAAAGACAACTTCCTGAAACTTAATACATACAGTATAAGCAGTAATGACGGAGTGAATTATTTATCCCTCCTGTGAAGCTCTGACTTATTACCAAGCTATAAGAACAGAAAGAGAAGATGCCTGATATCAGAGGATGTAGAATGTTACGAGGAGGAAATAGGACCGGGTGTTTTTATGGGAGTGATTTTTCAAGAGAGGATTAAAAGAATAGTTTCCATTTTTCGCAttgaacaatatatatgtac
This genomic stretch from Mya arenaria isolate MELC-2E11 chromosome 10, ASM2691426v1 harbors:
- the LOC128206323 gene encoding multiple epidermal growth factor-like domains protein 10; the encoded protein is MEIKVFLKIVVFVSFGFYLCGGTQCDSNCTECDGSASSGACLKCEDGFYPNQFNCQPCTYPNCKTCSNPSTCDSCKDGFWGETCIATCAEGCVNETCNTSNGFCSCLTNFYGKKCDGQCSDHCVPSTCFGISGNCLCKQGYFGASCRSQCGNYCADCTNFPSCSLCETGKFGDTCQSFCQCDGNAECDIVTGECLPCGTDCLSCNNNVCTACGTGKYGSQCEHTCSSTCYDVCDNQGNCQSCVSGYYGHHCEFECNCEFGCDHLQGHCLNEACPINCNDTCDVSSHTCYSCSRGYHGPYCNFTCPGKCADSRCYSNGSCLSCETGYYGNSCNMECQQMCESNKCRQNDGLCEVCPANCVSCESNTACTRCKESKYGQICSLSCNDKCTDKMCNIKGECYNCSSVSAFGNYCNLTCNHECYLSSCDRYTGACKSCKNNSVFGIFCSETCSPYCLGNKCERESGVCLNGCSDGYFGAKCDQECSKGCRNSSGTICDLEGTCLGGCTKGYLGQRCFSDGRNQQTEETNSGSVIGRAVGGVLGVCVVVALVVVVLVLKKKGIIWKESKKTYEDISPGRSQDEPYTTLAAASTTEYEIPDSEPRSELTIEVKGSSGERESGWGTDTLKKATDQANKIVSIHADASFNGVVGGMDSDEPDGLSFIPNLTDEEDAESESLRSSKLPPPSKIMMAAQPTAGPSKSSYQEHKQERVVKRRKTKAEELIDWQIIYFQNQVELAQQEKEINRVKLRVMEKYEKKLDTEEIDNLLRELNMNM